Proteins encoded within one genomic window of Aspergillus nidulans FGSC A4 chromosome VII:
- a CDS encoding putative GPI anchored glycoprotein (transcript_id=CADANIAT00008113), with amino-acid sequence MRPQTVRSLALLGGFSFAAANDIVSLILPAADEQELVGEVIGSAGPTTTYRISCPDTVDEDECGMPTSGLTVAAAPTAFVYEYSYEDYYLRESCKHSGTTWFSCLVTNTQSDFSFVTSTTIDEVLPYMAVTITSTAAGADAEATSSATSTSTKASDADADAETKTNSESLSTTLSGSASVTAASSESPSSSTAAADPEETTSDNAAMPQVTGSAAQWIVSGAGMALALALA; translated from the exons ATGCGTCCGCAAACCGTCCGATCTCTCGCGCTTCTCGGTGGCTTCTCTTTCGCAGCAGCCAATGATATTGTCTCTCTCATCCTTCCCGCGGCAGATGAGCAAGAGCTTGTCGGCGAAGTTATCGGCAGC GCCGGACCAACCACCACCTACCGGATTTCCTGCCCCGATActgtcgacgaagatgagtGTGGCATGCCTACGAGCGGCTTAACTGTCGCCGCGGCGCCTACAGCATTCGTCTATGAATATTCGTACGAAGACTA CTACCTCAGAGAAAGCTGCAAGCACAGCGGCACCACTTGGTTCTCCTGCCTGGTGACGAACACGCAGTCTGACTTCTCCTTTGTCACAAGCACCACCATTGACGAGGTCCTGCCTTACATGGCTGTCACTATCACCTCAACTGCTGCAGGCGCAGACGCAGAGGCCACCAGTTCAGCAACCTCTACTTCCACAAAGGCTTCGGACGCTGACGCTGACGCCGAAACTAAGACTAACTCGGAATCTCTATCAACTACCCTCTCTGGATCCGCTTCTGTCACCGCGGCTTCCTCCGAGTCCCCGTCAAGCAGCACAGCTGCGGCCGATCCTGAGGAAACTACCTCCGATAATGCAGCCATGCCTCAAG